In Puntigrus tetrazona isolate hp1 chromosome 7, ASM1883169v1, whole genome shotgun sequence, the following are encoded in one genomic region:
- the usp47 gene encoding ubiquitin carboxyl-terminal hydrolase 47 isoform X3, whose translation MIESAAEEPRVLCIVQDTTNAKTVNERLTLNLPASTTVNKFYEDVALKAGYVNGTFCLAWANTGDMAPLDQASEMSLVLSGFEAGKRNFLQLTDKDGEQPQIASDESGTADSSGLDDSSQDRFIGPLPRDGTVGCSSDYSSPSYSYSSILNKSETGYVGLVNQAMTCYLNSLLQTLFMTPEFRNALYNWEFEESEEDPVTSIPYQLQRLFVLLQTSKKRAIETTDVTRSFGWDSSEAWQQHDVQELCRVMFDALEQKWKQTEQADLINQLYQGKLKDYVRCLECGYESWRIDTYLDIPLVIRPFGASQAFGSVEEALQAFIQPETLDGPNQYFCERCKKKCDARKGLRFLHFPYLLTLQLKRFDFDYTTMHRIKLNDRMTFPEELDMSPFIDVEDEKSPQTESCTDSGAENEGSCHSDQMSNDFSTDDAVDEGICLDNTSSAERVLKPKSSLTFELFSVMVHSGSAAGGHYYACIKSFSDSQWYSFNDQHVSKITQDDIRKTYGGSSGSRGYYSSAFASSTNAYMLMYRLKDPSRNAKFLEVEDFPEHIKRLVQREKESEEQEKRQREIERNTCKIKLFCMHPVKMMMMENKLEVHKDKTLREATEMAYKLMDLDGVVPLDCCRLVKYDEFHEYLERSYEGEEDMPMGLLLGGVKSSYMFDLLLEIRRPDQVFQPYKPGEVMVKVHVVDLKSESIAAPVSVRAYLNQTITEFKQLIAQATGLCAETMRVVLERCYNDLRLLYVPNKTLKAEGFFRSNKVFVESSDSTDHQAVFTDSVLWKLLDRHGNTIRLFVSLPEQSPGSLANRTSCPKASADSEDSFDGAKGSRKSVEAILEESTEKLKNLSLQQQQQQQQQQQQQHQQSSSTSDSQKSSEHSDFEHIESPAQEQDAASQPSQTENCTRAASDTENQFPSEERSDSDVNNDRSTSSVDSDILSSSHSSDTLCNADSGPLPLANGLDSHSITSSRRSKAHEGKKETWDTAEEDSGTDSEYDENGKSKADTQYLYFKAESYSHEDGSGEQKCLLVHVDKRITLAAFKQNLEPFVGVPSTQFKVFRVYANNQEFESVRLNETLSSFSDDNKITIRLGRALKKGEYRVKVYQLLVNDPEPCKFLLDTVFAKGMTVRQSKEELLPQLKDQCKLDLSIDRFRLRKKTWKNPGTVFLDYHVYEEDINISSNWEVFLEVLEEPERMKSMSQLAVLTRRWCPAQMKLEAFREVVLESSSVEELKEKLSELSGIPLESLEFAKGRGTFPCDISVLEIHQDLDWNPKVSTLNVWPLYICDDGAVIFYRDSNEELMELSEEERNELMKKESSRLLKTGHRVSYSPRKEKALKIYLDGGPTKDPGQD comes from the exons ATG ATCGAAAGTGCAGCGGAGGAGCCGAGAGTGCTGTGTATCGTGCAGGACACCACCAATGCCAAGACCGTCAATGAGAGGCTGACGCTCAACCTGCCCGCCTCCACCACCGTCAACAAATTTTACGAGGATGTGGCTCTCAAGGCTGGATATGTGAACGGCACTTTCTGCCTGGCCTGGGCCAACACTGGAGACATG GCTCCTCTGGACCAGGCCAGTGAGATGTCCCTGGTGTTGTCCGGTTTTGAGGCGGGAAAAAGGAACTTTCTGCAGCTCACAGACAAGGACGGGGAGCAGCCTCAGATTGCTTCA GATGAATCTGGCACGGCAGACAGCAGTGGTCTTGATGACAGCTCTCAGGATCGCTTCATCGGACCCTTACCACGGGATGGTACTGTCGGCTGCAGCAGCGACTACAGCAGCCCCAGTTACTCCTACTCCTCTATACTGAACAAATCAGAGACAG GTTATGTTGGTTTGGTCAACCAAGCAATGACCTGTTACCTGAACAGCCTCCTGCAGACCCTGTTCATGACTCCGGAGTTCAGGAATGCGCTCTACAA TTGGGAGTTTGAGGAGTCGGAGGAGGATCCGGTCACCAGTATCCCGTACCAGCTCCAGAGGCTATTTGTGCTTCTTCAGACCAGTAAAAAGCGTGCCATCGAGACCACTGACGTGACCCGCAGCTTTGGCTGGGACAGCAGTGAGG CCTGGCAGCAGCACGACGTCCAGGAGCTTTGCAGAGTCATGTTTGATGCGCTAGAGCAGAAGTGGAAACAGACCGAGCAG gcTGACCTGATCAACCAGCTGTACCAGGGTAAACTGAAGGACTATGTGCGCTGTTTGGAGTGTGGCTATGAGAGCTGGAGGATTGACACGTACTTGGACATCCCTCTGGTCATCAGGCCCTTCGGGGCCAGCCAGGCTTTTGGCAGCGTG GAAGAAGCCCTGCAAGCCTTCATCCAGCCTGAGACTCTCGACGGTCCCAACCAATACTTCTGTGAGCGCTGCAAAAAGAAATGTGATGCCCGCAAG GGTCTGAGATTCCTCCATTTCCCATACCTGCTGACTCTGCAGCTGAAACGCTTCGACTTTGATTACACCACTATGCACCGCATTAAACTCAATGACCGTATGACCTTCCCAGAAGAGCTGGACATGAGCCCCTTCATCGACGTCGAGGATGAG AAATCACCTCAGACAGAGAGCTGCACCGACAGTGGGGCGGAGAATGAAGGAAGCTGTCACAGTGACCAGATGAGCAATGATTTCTCCACTGATGATGCTGTGGATGAGGGCATCTGTCTGGATAACACCAGCAGCGCAGAGCGGGTGCTCAAACCAAAG AGCTCCTTGACCTTTGAACTGTTCTCGGTCATGGTGCATTCTGGGAGTGCTGCAGGTGGGCACTACTACGCCTGCATTAAGTCCTTCAGTGACAGCCAGTGGTACAGCTTCAATGACCAGCACGTCAGCAAG ATCACGCAGGATGACATCCGGAAGACATATGGCGGTTCCTCAGGGAGCAGAGGCTATTACTCCAGTGCCTTTGCCAG CTCTACAAATGCATACATGCTCATGTACAGACTAAAAGACCCCTCCAGGAATGCAA aatTCTTGGAAGTAGAGGACTTCCCAGAGCACATAAAGAGACTGGTGCAGCGAGAGAAAGAGTCTGAAGAACAAGagaagagacaaagagagattgAGCGCAACACATGCAAG ATCAAGCTCTTCTGCATGCATCcagtgaagatgatgatgatggagaaTAAGCTGGAGGTTCACAAGGACAAAACTCTGAGAGAAGCAACAGAAATGGCATATAAG CTCATGGATCTTGATGGAGTGGTGCCACTGGACTGCTGTCGATTGGTCAAATACGATGAGTTTCATGAATATCTAGAACGTTCATACGAAGGGGAGGAAGACATGCCCATGGGTCTGCTGCTCGGCGGGGTCAAGTCTTCATACATGTTTGACCTCCTCCTGGAGATCCGCAGGCCCGATCAAGTGTTCCAGCCATACAAACCTGGAG AGGTGATGGTGAAGGTCCATGTGGTGGATTTAAAGAGCGAGTCTATTGCTGCACCAGTCAGTGTCAGGGCTTATCTCAACCAGACTATTACAGAGTTTAAGCAACTCATTGCACAG GCCACGGGGCTATGTGCGGAGACGATGCGTGTCGTCTTAGAGCGCTGCTATAATGACCTTCGGCTTCTTTATGTGCCCAACAAGACTCTGAAAGCAGAAGGTTTCTTCAGGAGTAACAAG gttTTCGTGGAGAGCTCCGATTCGACAGATCATCAGGCCGTTTTCACCGACTCTGTTTTGTGGAAGCTCCTGGATCGTCACGGAAACACAATCAGACTGTTTGTCTCCTTGCCCGAGCAGTCGCCAGGCTCCTTGGCCAACAGAACTAGTTGCCCCAAAGCTAGCGCTGACTCTGAGGACTCTTTTGATGGGGCGAAGGGCAGCAGGAAGTCAGTGGAAGCCATTCTTGAAGAGAGCACAGAGAAGCTGAAGAACCTTTCtttacaacaacagcaacagcagcagcaacaacagcagcagcagcatcagcaATCCTCCAGCACCAGTGACAGTCAGAAGAGCTCCGAACACAGCGACTTCGAGCACATCGAGTCACCAGCACAAGAGCAGGACGCTGCCTCGCAGCCTTCCCAGACAGAGAACTGCACACGGGCCGCCTCCGACACAGAGAACCAGTTCCCCTCTGAGGAGCGCTCGGACTCAGACGTCAATAACGACCGCAGCACCAGCTCGGTGGACAGTGACATCCTGAGCTCCAGCCACAGCAGCGACACGCTGTGTAACGCCGACAGCGGCCCGCTGCCTCTGGCCAACGGTCTCGACTCGCACAGCATCACCAGCAGCCGGCGCTCCAAAGCACACGAGGGCAAGAAGGAGACGTGGGACACGGCGGAGGAGGACTCGGGCACAGACAGCGAGTATGATGAGAACGGCAAGAGCAAAGCTGACACCCAGTACCTGTACTTCAAAGCAGAGTCATACTCTCACGAGGACGGATCTGGAGAACAGAAAT GTTTACTTGTCCATGTTGACAAGAGGATCACACTGGCAGCATTTAAACAGAATTTAGAGCCATTTGTTGGTGTCCCTTCCACTCAGTTTAAGGTCTTCCGGGTTTATGCCAACAACCAGGAGTTTGAGAGTGTGCGGCTCAATGAGACACTCTCCTCTTTCTCTGACGACAATAAG ATCACGATTCGATTGGGGCGAGCGCTGAAGAAAGGAGAATACAGGGTGAAGGTGTACCAGCTGCTAGTTAATGACCCAGAG CCCTGTAAGTTCCTTTTGGACACTGTGTTCGCTAAAGGCATGACTGTTCGACAGTCTAAAGAGGAGTTGCTGCCTCAACTTAAAGACCAGTGCAAACTGGACCTCAGTATAGATAG GTTTAGACTCAGGAAGAAGACCTGGAAGAACCCAGGCACAGTGTTTCTGGATTATCACGTCTACGAGGAGGACATCAACATCTCCAGTAACTGGGAGGTGTTCCTAGAAGTCCTTGAAG AACCGGAGAGGATGAAGTCCATGTCCCAGTTGGCAGTTTTGACCCGTCGCTGGTGCCCAGCCCAGATGAAGCTGGAGGCTTTCCGGGAGGTGGTGCTGGAGAGCAGCAGTGTAGAGGAGCTCAAGGAGAAG CTCAGTGAATTGAGTGGAATTCCTCTTGAGAGCTTGGAGTTTGCCAAG GGACGAGGAACTTTTCCTTGTGACATTTCAGTGTTGGAGATCCATCAGGATTTAGACTGGAATCCTAAAGTCTCCACCCTCAATGTCTGGCCGCTCTACATCTGTGACGATGGCGCCGTGATCTTCTACAG GGACAGCAACGAGGAGCTCATGGAGCTGTCTGAGGAAGAGCGCAATGAACTGATGAAGAAGGAGAGCAGCCGCTTGCTGAAGACGGGCCACCGAGTCAGCTACTCCCCACGCAAAGAGAAGGCCCTCAAAATTTACTTAGACGGAGGGCCCACCAAAGACCCCGGACAGGACTGA